A window of the Cannabis sativa cultivar Pink pepper isolate KNU-18-1 chromosome X, ASM2916894v1, whole genome shotgun sequence genome harbors these coding sequences:
- the LOC115710927 gene encoding endo-1,4-beta-xylanase 1: MKKLSKWFTAQVFKIKHSKQKHSSISEEPMENLRKNEDNSEEKIVDQIMTSASSSRATNIIRNHDFSQGLHSWHANSCSAIVASFDSEEVAEKSAGKYAVVVNRTECWQGLEQDITGEISPGSMYSVSACVGVSGSLQGPADVMATLKLEYQDSKTSYCFIGRTCVSKDTWETLEGSFSLSTMPRRVIIYLEGPSAGVDLLIKSVVVTCTTPQKSEGESSGCTTAGDGNIILNPTFEDGLNNWSARGCKIALHDSMADGKIVPLSGKVFASATERTQSWNGIQQDISGRVQRKLAYEVTAVARIYGNNVKSSDLRATLWVQTPNQRDQYIGIANVQATDKDWTQLKGKFLLNGSPSKVVVYLEGPPSGTDILLNSLVVKHAERTPPSPLPVIEDPNFGVNIIDNSSLLNGTNGWFSLGNCSLNVESGSPHIIPPMARDSLGVHEPLSGRLIHVKNRTQTWMGPAQMITDKVKLFLTYQVSAWVRIGSGATGPQNINVALGVDNNWVNGGQVEINDDRWHEISGSFRIEKQAAKIMVYVQGPSSGVDFMLAGLQIFAVDREARFKHLRRQTDLIRKRDVILKFSGAESGNLHGAFVKVKQTQNSFPFGSCISRSNIDNEDFTSFFVKNFNWAVFGNELKWYWTEPQQGSLNYKDADDMLAFCEANKIEPRGHCIFWEVEATVQQWLRSLNKNDLLTAVQNRLSSLLTRYKSKFRHYDVNNEMLHGSFYQDHLGKEIRSNMFKTANQLDPSAQLFVNDYHVEDGCDTRSSPEKYIQHILDLQEQGAPVGGIGIQGHIDSPIGPIVSSALDSLGILGLPIWFTELDVSSVNEYIRADDLEVMLREAYAHPAVEGVMLWGFWELFMSRENSHLVGAEGEINEAGKRYLELKKEWLSRAHGHVSEEGEFGFRGFNGTYALEVVVGSKKVVKTFVVDNGKTDSPFVVSIDLKV, translated from the exons atgaagaagCTCTCCAAATGGTTCACAGCCCAAGTCTTCAAGATCAAACATTCAAAGCAAAAACATTCCTCG ATATCCGAAGAACCCATGGAGAATCTAAGGAAAAACGAAGATAATTCAGAGGAAAag ATTGTAGACCAAATTATGACCAGTGCCAGTAGCAGCCGTGCTACAAATATAATCCGGAACCACGACTTCTCTCAAGGGCTGCATTCTTGGCATGCTAACAGCTGCAGTGCCATTGTTGCTTCTTTTGATTCAGAAGAAGTGGCTGAAAAATCAGCTGGCAAGTATGCTGTCGTTGTGAATCGTACTGAATGCTGGCAAGGGTTGGAGCAAGATATCACTGGTGAAATTTCTCCAGGCTCCATGTATTCGGTTTCTGCTTGTGTTGGAGTTTCTGGCTCTCTTCAGGGACCTGCTGATGTCATGGCAACTTTGAAGCTAGAATATCAAGATTCAAAGACTAGCTATTGTTTTATTGGGAG AACTTGTGTGTCAAAAGACACTTGGGAAACCTTGGAAGGCTCTTTCTCATTGTCAACAATGCCTCGAAGGGTTATAATCTATTTGGAAGGCCCTTCTGCTGGAGTTGATCTGCTTATCAAATCTGTAGTTGTTACCTGTACAACCCCACAAAAATCAGAG GGTGAAAGCAGTGGATGTACCACTGCTGGAGATGGTAATATCATTCTTAACCCAACATTTGAGGATGGCTTGAACAATTGGTCTGCAAGAGGCTGCAAGATTGCTCTACATGATTCTATGGCAGACGGGAAAATCGTCCCACTATCTGGAAAGGTTTTCGCTTCAGCTACTGAGCGGACTCAGAGTTGGAATGGAATTCAGCAGGACATCAGTGGAAGAGTCCAGCGAAAGCTTGCTTATGAAGTTACTGCTGTTGCTCGTATATATGGTAACAATGTCAAAAGTTCAGATTTGCGGGCCACTTTATGGGTTCAAACACCTAATCAACGTGATCAATATATTGGAATAGCCAA TGTGCAGGCAACAGACAAGGATTGGACACAGTTGAAAGGAAAGTTCCTACTAAATGGTTCTCCATCAAAAGTGGTGGTTTATTTAGAAGGTCCCCCTTCAGGAACTGACATTCTTCTCAATAGTTTAGTTGTGAAGCATGCAGAGAGAACCCCTCCTTCACCTTTGCCAGTAATTGAG GACCCAAATTTTGGAGTTAATATAATTGACAACAGCAGTCTACTGAATGGTACCAATGGGTGGTTTAGCCTTGGTAACTGCAGCTTAAATGTTGAATCTGGTTCTCCTCATATAATTCCTCCAATGGCTAGAGATTCCCTTGGAGTTCATGAACCTTTAAGTGGTCGTTTAATCCATGTGAAGAACAGAACCCAGACATGGATGGGACCAGCTCAGATGATCACTGACAAAGTCAAACTATTCTTGACATACCAAGTGTCTGCTTGGGTTCGGATTGGCTCTGGTGCTACTGGTCCACAAAATATTAACGTTGCCCTTGGCGTTGACAACAATTGGGTCAATGGGGGACAAGTCGAAATCAACGACGACAGATGGCACGAAATTAGTGGCTCGTTTAGAATTGAGAAGCAGGCTGCCAAGATTATGGTTTATGTACAAGGCCCTTCTTCTGGGGTTGACTTTATGCTTGCTGGACTTCAGATTTTTGCCGTTGACAGAGAAGCAAGGTTTAAGCATTTGAGAAGGCAGACTGATTTG ATTCGCAAGCGTGATGTGATCCTCAAATTCTCTGGAGCCGAGTCAGGAAACTTGCATGGAGCATTTGTCAAAGTCAAGCAAACCCAGAACAGCTTCCCGTTCGGATCGTGCATCAGCCGATCAAACATAGACAACGAAGACTTCACAAGCTTCTTCGTGAAAAACTTCAACTGGGCGGTGTTCGGGAACGAGCTCAAATGGTACTGGACAGAGCCACAGCAAGGTAGCCTCAACTACAAGGATGCAGATGACATGTTGGCCTTTTGTGAGGCCAACAAAATCGAGCCACGAGGCCATTGCATCTTCTGGGAAGTTGAGGCCACGGTTCAACAATGGCTACGCTCACTCAACAAGAATGATTTATTAACAGCTGTCCAGAACAGACTCAGCAGCCTCTTAACACGGTACAAGAGTAAATTCAGACACTACGATGTGAACAACGAAATGCTCCACGGCTCATTTTACCAAGACCATTTAGGCAAAGAAATAAGGTCCAACATGTTCAAGACAGCCAACCAATTAGACCCCTCTGCTCAGTTATTCGTCAACGATTACCACGTGGAAGATGGTTGTGACACGAGATCCTCTCCGGAGAAGTACATCCAACATATCCTGGACCTGCAAGAGCAAGGTGCACCTGTGGGTGGTATTGGTATCCAAGGCCACATTGATAGCCCAATTGGGCCCATTGTGAGTTCTGCTTTGGACAGTCTTGGGATTCTTGGGCTTCCAATTTGGTTCACCGAACTTGATGTGTCTTCTGTGAATGAGTACATAAGAGCTGATGATCTTGAAGTGATGCTTCGAGAGGCGTATGCACACCCGGCTGTGGAGGGAGTCATGCTTTGGGGTTTTTGGGAGTTGTTTATGAGTAGGGAAAATTCTCACTTGGTGGGAGCTGAAGGGGAGATCAATGAGGCTGGTAAGAGGTACCTTGAGTTGAAGAAAGAGTGGTTGTCACGTGCTCATGGTCATGTGAGTGAGGAAGGTGAGTTTGGATTTAGAGGGTTTAATGGTACCTATGCATTGGAAGTTGTTGTTGGGTCTAAGAAGGTTGTCAAGACTTTTGTGGTTGATAATGGTAAGACTGACTCCCCTTTCGTTGTGTCCATTGATTTAAAGGTTTGA
- the LOC115710932 gene encoding protein PAM68, chloroplastic, which translates to MAATAVTFSWLSPVPNFNPTSYHKIAFKIWSPPTTNCLIKCLKANQYPISTTNTCNCKNQTRLSHFTPLYATLKSPKGFGPPKKSKKTKKTTSKDDDDDEDDKRDEEEEDEEGVIPEIVTNRMISRMGFTVGAPLFVGLLFFPFFYYLKVGLKIDVPTWVPFIVSFIFFGTALLGVSYGIVSSSWDPLREGSFLGWNEAKKNWPVFWQSFRGGSKRK; encoded by the exons ATGGCTGCAACTGCTGTGACATTTTCATGGCTCTCTCCAGTACCCAACTTCAACCCCACATCATATCATAAG ATTGCATTCAAGATATGGTCTCCTCCCACCACCAACTGTTTGATAAAATGTCTCAAAGCCAACCAATACCCGATTTCCACAACCAACACTTGTAATTGCAAGAACCAAACTCGTTTATCACATTTCACACCCTTGTATGCAACTTTGAAGAGCCCAAAAGGGTTCGGTCCTCCCAAGAAGAGCAAGAAAACCAAGAAGACAACGAGCAAAGATGACGacgatgatgaagatgacaagAGGGATGAAGAAGAGGAGGACGAAGAGGGTGTAATACCGGAGATAGTGACGAACAGGATGATTAGCAGGATGGGATTCACAGTTGGGGCTCCATTGTTTGTTGGGCTCTTGTTCTTTCCATTCTTCTATTATCTCAAAGTTGGTCTCAAAATTGATGTGCCCACTTGGGTGCCTTTCATTGTGTCTTTTATCTTCTTTGGGACAGCTCTGCTTGGAGTAAGCTATGGGATTGTGTCGTCCAGTTGGGATCCACTTAGGGAAGGATCTTTCTTGGGTTGGAATGAGGCCAAGAAGAACTGGCCAGTATTTTGGCAGTCCTTTCGGGGTGGATCCAAGAGAAAGTAG